The Terriglobus roseus sequence CTGAAGGGCGTTGTGGACAGCAATGCCTTTCGGCGGGGTACCTGGGGCGCCGAGATTGTCGATGCGCTGCCGCGGGCCGAAGCCGACATCGTCATCGAAGGCAAGCGTGGCCTGGATTGCTTTGCCAGTACGAATGTCGACTTCATTCTGCGGAGCCTGGGAATTCAGCACGTTGTCGTAGCCGGATTCCTGTCCAACTGCTGCGTGGAATCGACGGGCCGCAGCGCGTATGAGCGCGGCTTTCACGTCACGGCGCTGTCGGACTGTTCTGCGACATTGTCCGAGGAGGCGCAGCGCATGACCTTCGAAGTCAACCTGCCGATGTTTGCCGAGATCAAAACGCACGACCAGTTTCTATCGGAGCTGGCGTAGCGGCAGATGCGGGTTAGCCAACCCGGTGGGGGGTGGTGCATCTGCATAAGAACGCTATGGCGTTCTTTCTCCAACTCGCACAACTGGCCGATGAGCTCGCTGCAACGTCCAGCAAGCTGAAAAAGCGCGCGGCGATCGCGGCGGGCATTCTTGCGGCGCGCGATGCGGGCGATACGCAGGACGCAGGATTATTTGCGCTCTATCTTTCGGGTGAACCGTTCAGCGAGGCTGATACACGCAAGCTGAATCTGGGCGGCGCCATTCTTTCAAAGACGATTCGGGAGATCGTGAAGCCGACAGAGGCGCAGTTCACCGCGGCGTGGCGGCGGCATGGCGATCTGGGCGCGGCGGCGGGCGATCTGTTTGCGGAACTGGGCCATGCACCGGAACCCACGCTGACGCTGCGCGAGATCGAGGCGGCGTTTGCGGCGATTCCTGCTGCGAAGACGACGGCAGCGCGGCAGGAGATTCTTGCCGGTCTGCTGCAGCGATGCTCGCCCGTTGAGGCGAAGTACCTCATCAAGCTCATCAACGGCGATATGCGGATTGGCGTGAAGCAGGCGCTGATTGAGGAAG is a genomic window containing:
- a CDS encoding cysteine hydrolase family protein, with the translated sequence MPIDPKTTALLLIEYQNDFVSEGGALHAGVKGVMESTNMLANTQKTLEAARAAGVTIMFAPISFAEGYREITPRPYGILKGVVDSNAFRRGTWGAEIVDALPRAEADIVIEGKRGLDCFASTNVDFILRSLGIQHVVVAGFLSNCCVESTGRSAYERGFHVTALSDCSATLSEEAQRMTFEVNLPMFAEIKTHDQFLSELA